The following are from one region of the Papaver somniferum cultivar HN1 unplaced genomic scaffold, ASM357369v1 unplaced-scaffold_132, whole genome shotgun sequence genome:
- the LOC113332921 gene encoding classical arabinogalactan protein 7-like codes for MDSETFMYIEAGSEWASSAFHAESKALLKVSSWLSKNILSTVSVVMDCKTLAETINKSCKDSPWTADNTIQEVNSIMKKLPQAQAPTTAPVASPTKSPPPPAPTVIAPTPAPIATTTPTPTLSPASSPGPSIALPSSPPAPPTGAPATTPGGSPVGLSPLANSPAGSTADNKNGAVRVSSIVGSGFVGVIVTSFMFL; via the exons ATGGATAGCGAAACATTTATGTATATTGAAGCTGGTTCGGAGTGGGCATCCTCAGCATTTCATGCAGAATCAAAAGCTTTACTAAAGGTATCTTCATGGTTAAGTAAAAATATATTATCCACTGTCTCAGTAGTAATGGACTGCAAAACTTTGGCGGAGACGATCAACAAGTCTTGCAAAGATTCTCCTTGGACTGCGGATAATACCATACAAGAAGTGAACTCAATAATGAAGAAACTTCCGCAAGCCCAG GCACCTACAACAGCACCAGTAGCTTCACCAACAAAgtcgccaccaccaccagctccaaCTGTAATAGCACCAACTCCAGCACCAATAGCCACCACAACTCCAACACCAACTTTATCTCCAGCTTCATCACCAGGTCCATCTATTGCATTACCTTCATCACCACCAGCTCCACCAACTGGTGCTCCAGCTACAACCCCAGGTGGTTCTCCTGTTGGACTTAGTCCACTTGCTAATTCTCCAGCTGGATCTACAGCTGATAATAAGAATGGTGCTGTAAGAGTTTCATCTATTGTTGGATCTGGTTTTGTTGGTGTAATTGTTACTTCATTTATGTTCTTGTAG